From Monomorium pharaonis isolate MP-MQ-018 chromosome 9, ASM1337386v2, whole genome shotgun sequence, the proteins below share one genomic window:
- the LOC105840798 gene encoding SKI/DACH domain-containing protein 1 encodes MPNNMEDSTQLIDLSDHWQHHHRHHYYHHHHLYYHHHHYHHHHCDRTPLGEIGDDECSTGSGCSSSGGSTGSGERLCRSSRSPSTHCYPERLRGRSTRSQERLSTSVQRSSERTWSSPEDSRSLPRGGVSPLPYSSSSPSDAHSSSDSDSLKRTSTAETLRRAFQTLKITSSKWDTKKEKKHAKKSPKRILRSPVPYIYVRGPSGLPTQRIPRNSGFQQQTIHPSSCQDLIDLYR; translated from the coding sequence ATGCCAAACAACATGGAAGATTCCACGCAATTGATCGATTTGAGCGATCACTGGCAGCATCATCATCGacatcattattatcatcatcacCATCTTTATtaccatcatcatcattatcatcatcatcattgtGATAGAACGCCCCTAGGCGAAATCGGTGACGATGAGTGCAGCACCGGCAGTGGCTGCAGTAGTAGCGGCGGCAGTACCGGAAGCGGTGAACGTCTATGCAGATCCAGCAGATCTCCGAGTACCCATTGTTATCCAGAGCGGCTACGAGGGCGTTCGACGCGATCGCAAGAGCGGCTCAGCACGAGCGTGCAGAGATCGTCGGAGCGCACCTGGAGTTCTCCCGAGGACAGCAGAAGTCTACCTCGTGGTGGGGTCTCTCCCTTACCCTACTCTTCCTCCAGTCCCTCGGATGCCCACAGCAGCAGTGATAGCGACTCCCTCAAGAGGACTTCCACTGCTGAGACTCTACGACGGGCCTTTCAGACTCTGAAAATCACTTCATCCAAATGGGAcaccaaaaaagaaaagaagcaCGCAAAGAAGAGTCCGAAGAGAATCTTGCGTAGTCCGGTGCCCTACATATATGTCCGAGGACCATCCGGTCTACCGACTCAACGGATTCCTCGAAATTCCGGCTTTCAGCAGCAAACGATACATCCCTCCTCCTGCCAGGATCTGATTGATCTTTATCGATAA
- the LOC105840800 gene encoding neuropeptide-like 3, producing MFKLLCLFAFLAFAAAAPAPAPAPAPAPGAIIGAPLVTSYSAPIVSAPLAYSAYSLPTYSAYSAYPALPYAYKSYAYVA from the exons ATGTTCAAACTG TTGTGCTTGTTTGCCTTTTTGGCGTTTGCCGCGGCTGCACCTGCACCTGCACCTGCACCTGCACCAGCACCCGGCGCGATCATCGGCGCCCCGCTTGTGACATCTTATAGCGCACCCATCGTTTCCGCTCCATTAGCTTACAGCGCATATAGTCTACCGACTTATAGCGCATATTCGGCATATCCGGCCTTACCGTACGCGTACAAGAGTTACGCCTACGTGGCCTAA
- the LOC105828241 gene encoding cuticle protein 19.8, translating into MFKLYILSVLLTIIYAAPAPAPGAILAAPAAIAAVPAPIVTASSSQVIARNYNTLAAAPLAAAPITYAATPLAAYSTHAVAPAAYTAYSAPILL; encoded by the exons ATGTTCAAGCTG TACATTCTCTCCGTTCTCCTGACTATCATTTACGCTGCACCTGCACCTGCTCCAGGAGCAATTCTGGCGGCACCTGCGGCAATCGCGGCAGTGCCAGCACCGATTGTGACGGCCAGTAGCAGTCAAGTGATCGCCCGGAATTACAACACGCTTGCTGCAGCTCCACTCGCAGCAGCTCCGATCACCTACGCCGCAACGCCCTTGGCAGCTTACAGCACTCATGCCGTTGCACCTGCAGCGTACACTGCCTATTCTGCACCCATTTTGCTGTAA